A genomic stretch from Strongyloides ratti genome assembly S_ratti_ED321, chromosome : 1 includes:
- a CDS encoding Protein kinase domain and Serine/threonine-/dual specificity protein kinase, catalytic domain and Protein kinase-like domain-containing protein, with amino-acid sequence MSLPVLVQDDLENKVGDNMNNHKIVKTDYPGFNELLGRRIMGWTCEEIIGKGTFGVIYKCSKKATEENSKVTEKTEKNEKTEKSDKNEKKDKYNKIYAALKAEDQTKQDTHIIKEVRILEALNKKQSKRNFFADPLGYGEKRKFKFVITTLFGTNLFDILTKMPNQRIELRTWIRVVINILEGLKILHKIKIVHLDLKPANIIVDYQNKRKQNDIVVRIIDFGLSRHLKYKCNVDEIPINLEPSSPVTEKDGPIWFGSIFHCSPHLHRGCDPSYRDDVYSWLFVSMDLYIKLPWTPADTEINIAKKKINATCDFYKTYFPVELEPIVKNIVEAPSNKPPEYNKILEQLKAFMQKHSVLWSEPCQWEINHAKKESQIPNNNTLKKNELHVSNKKKIVDDNNIEINISEKGKNNKSNLKTDGCIK; translated from the coding sequence atgagTCTTCCTGTATTAGTTCAAGATGATTTAGAGAACAAAGTTGGTGATAATATGaataatcataaaattgttaaaactGACTATCCAGGTTTTAATGAATTACTTGGAAGGAGAATAATGGGATGGACTTGTGAAGAAATTATAGGAAAAGGAACATTTGGtgtaatttataaatgtagCAAAAAAGCTACAGAAGAAAACAGCAAAGTAACTGAAAAAacagaaaaaaatgaaaaaacagaaaaaagtgataaaaatgaaaaaaaagataaatataataaaatttatgctGCTTTGAAAGCTGAAGATCAAACAAAACAAGATActcatataataaaagaagttCGTATATTAGAAGCtttaaacaaaaaacaaagtaaaagaaatttttttgctGATCCTTTAGGATATGGTGAAAAACGAAAATTCAAATTTGTTATAACAACTCTTTTTGGTACCAATCTTTTTGacatattaacaaaaatgcCAAATCAAAGAATTGAATTAAGAACATGGATTCGTGTTGTTATTAATATTCTTGAAGGATTGAAAATtcttcataaaataaaaattgttcatCTGGATTTGAAGCCAGCAAATATTATAGTtgattatcaaaataaaagaaaacaaaATGACATTGTTGTAAGAATAATTGATTTTGGATTATCTAGACatcttaaatataaatgtaatgTTGATGAGATACCTATCAATTTGGAACCTAGTAGTCCAGTTACTGAGAAAGATGGTCCAATATGGTTTGGTTCTATTTTTCATTGCTCTCCACATCTTCACAGAGGATGTGATCCATCATATAGAGATGATGTATATTCATGGTTATTTGTTTCAATggatttatatataaaacttcCTTGGACTCCAGCTGATactgaaataaatattgctaaaaaaaagattaatgcAACTTGcgatttttataaaacttactTTCCAGTAGAACTTGAAccaattgttaaaaatattgtagaAGCTCCTTCAAATAAACCTCcagaatataataaaattcttGAACAATTAAAAGCTTTTATGCAAAAGCATTCAGTTCTTTGGAGTGAACCATGTCAATGGGAAATTAATCATGCTAAAAAAGAATCTCAAATtccaaataataatactttaaaaaaaaatgaactacatgtttctaataaaaaaaaaattgttgatgATAACAATATAGAAATAAACATATCtgaaaaaggaaaaaataacaaaagcAATTTAAAAACTGATGGATGtataaagtaa
- a CDS encoding Thyroid adenoma-associated protein: MVTTKPPASKKNKKKVKGMDTALTDGVQQNLSKKHSQMYLENALLSDPNIPLTRKKMTLFQDCLEQRNRLTPRERYMTAALDAIDDTDDEVTLIALRDLVDHWRAYNTSQTSPNEQFHLHILTYMPFYFFRIAPDAIIKSYITVFEACLKNYLMKYPNIEFREGEKPTNQMIINIEKGIRESLYKRHTKKVVYRCYLSFMRILNFSSLDSSDIDAMYNLIIFHDLTNIVTHILMIDLEKKRNEARHIHCLTYYLTTSSQDIRFLIYDKILPEMVSSSVLQEWFIKNFNTITGGHHTHKTVVQSTSSTMEIDPEHYASESRIVLAQILSGMVPHEKTILREKIHWKKLIGLKDMIKIVFGSHTRVAITAMSLILLNKTSNLITKEEFDIIIGGFYIHAPNCTNNTIDPFMNVMSKVMRILCDGGEVILKDIFREMPIENFLIHTKICFNEMINKMFAWCFLKEAPMLNRIGASMLELIYIKNGFKGGKGSSKVKYHNYINCDSFITMELMNKSLEGLKHAESYVKDVISCIIKNNTHVTIIKQKLEEYIQLTIASRNVSQVGYIQTLLEIFSKSDDFNLGIMINKIEELLPFQTYSEQYIQFSGDKTHIYVALSLFSTVFSLPKFEEEFTKKAKDLTWFAKFKHHFLTYFFIFQGERDNVIQSEYPEGYISEHDRKSIEKFNSDNPSCPINEATFARDNLALSMRITKCISSILVSLIKMSSFEQLFDYNFRKLMVGYYFHQLINTRHVGSYRVVSQHFQEVCKKYSEVKFINDSKNCTSNGPLDVITYGNEDGLLDSLNLEGYSYQWIENIYEYYEKEKYKDRKLKPKQKYEFRRSAGIPYLISTMLMYEKFDENKEYQYMNKIMKSIQDRTEELSENDLTEIYILKSLLTNKSLSKRTEQYLSHWLIFCFQNCYRTNFSIKNSIFQLYVVVLTRIFGNPKIQRDSFFVEDRLKVKCGIFFKKYPELYELIHQLLFHDKKPNEQRLLFTSMLLSYIKPDNRGDPPTIYETSHLIPNLLRCLLQCRDLLTKNTIIASICSISTVADFEAISKWLYSLLIKELAVSSIISILCFLHDYLTSNAPIVQTYFDLCYHIITQIQGNLATRQFPDYAMIVFFRLIKVLERLLPNGGHDKIDIRSEQLEIIYKNSGQALRDTIARFIATHQDLDYVLCEIPKCLPNYLRYIAYDKECHSFTPEGMARLLTANFDCPEIKKIILHLFNTRKFPDSCVEPIVRWIKKIKDEKDDLLDDQEFYLLLISLESKIRNAKHWTYQLLEKDIEMIRMEMRKPKLRSRIVAIDVIQSLLQEAINNGASTHTLVQALFPLLKDEDKAIARTASRILARTFKLSSIEPNAELMLTLILYARPKYIIEYNEFINYTDDEDEEEQLYNRYNQDLVIFMPAVEKNKRFRLDELVIPPYALSEIYSFLSEHATYGRIGIHQEIIRMTKQFREKQISLEDYIEDFSRTVCW; encoded by the coding sequence ATTGGAGAGCTTACAATACCTCACAAACATCACCAAACGAACAATTTCATCTtcatattttaacatatatgccattttatttttttcgtATAGCTCCAGATGCAATAATTAAGTCTTATATTACTGTCTTTGAGgcttgtttaaaaaattacctCATGAAATATCCTAATATTGAATTCAGGGAAGGTGAAAAACCAACAAATCAAATGataattaatattgaaaaaggTATCCGTGAATCTCTTTACAAAAGACATACTAAAAAAGTTGTCTATCGTTGTTACTTATCTTTCATGAGGATTCTCAATTTTTCTTCTCTAGATAGTAGTGATATTGATGCTATGtataatttgataatttttcatgatttaacaaatattgtTACACATATCTTAATGATAGATTTggaaaagaaaagaaatgaAGCTAGGCATATACATTGTCTtacatattatttaacaacATCTAGTCAAGATataagatttttaatttatgataaaatactTCCTGAAATGGTATCTTCAAGTGTTTTACAGGAAtggtttattaaaaattttaatactattaCTGGAGGACATCATACTCATAAAACAGTTGTTCAGTCAACTTCATCAACAATGGAAATTGATCCAGAACATTATGCTTCAGAGAGTCGAATTGTTTTAGCACAAATATTATCAGGTATGGTACCACatgaaaaaacaattttacgtgaaaaaatacattggaaaaaattaattggtttaaaagatatgataaaaattgtttttggTTCTCATACTAGAGTAGCAATAACAGCAAtgtcattaatattattaaataaaacttcAAATTTAATTACAAAAGAAGAATTTGACATAATAATTGGAGGTTTTTATATTCATGCACCTAATTGTACCAATAATACTATTGATCCATTTATGAATGTAATGTCAAAAGTTATGAGAATCCTTTGTGATGGTGGTGAAGTTATtcttaaagatatatttagAGAAATGccaattgaaaattttttaattcatactaaaatatgttttaatgaaatgattaataaaatgtttgcttggtgttttttaaaagaagCACCTATGTTAAATAGAATTGGTGCTTCAATGTTAGaacttatttatataaaaaatggttTTAAAGGAGGAAAAGGATCATCAAAAGtaaaatatcataattatattaattgtgATTCATTTATAACTATGGAATTAATGAATAAATCATTAGAAGGTTTAAAACATGCTGAAAGTTATGTCAAAGATGTTATTAgttgtattattaaaaataatactcatgttacaattattaaacaaaaactTGAAGAATATATTCAATTAACTATTGCTTCAAGAAATGTTTCACAAGTTGGATATATTCAAACAttgttagaaattttttctaaaagtgatgattttaatttgggtattatgataaataaaatagaagaATTATTACCATTTCAGACATATAGTGAACAATATATTCAATTTAGTGGTGATAAGACTCATATTTATGTTgctttatcattattttcaacAGTCTTTAGTTTACCAAAATTTGAGGAAGAATTTACAAAGAAGGCTAAAGATTTGACATGGTTTGCCAAATTTAAACACCATTTTttgacatatttttttatttttcaaggTGAAAGAGATAATGTTATACAAAGTGAATATCCTGAAGGATACATTTCAGAACATGATAGAAAAagtattgaaaaatttaatagtgATAATCCATCATGTCCTATAAATGAAGCAACCTTTGCTCGTGATAATCTTGCTTTATCAATGAGAATAACAAAATGTATTAGTTCAATTCTTGtatcattaattaaaatgtcTTCCTTTGAACaattatttgattataattttagaaaattaatggttggatattattttcatcaacTTATTAATACAAGACATGTTGGCAGTTACCGAGTAGTTAGTCAACATTTTCAAGAAGTTTGTAAAAAGTATTCTGaagttaaatttattaatgacTCTAAAAATTGTACCTCTAATGGACCATTAGATGTTATAACATATGGTAATGAAGATGGTCTTTTGGattcattaaatttagaaGGATACTCTTATCAATggatagaaaatatttatgaatattatgaaaaagaaaagtataaagatagaaaattaaaacctaaacaaaaatatgaaTTTAGAAGAAGTGCAGGAATACCATATTTAATATCAACAATGTTAATGTATGAAAAATTTGATGAAAATAAGGAGTATCaatatatgaataaaataatgaaatcTATTCAAGATAGAACAGAAGAGTTAAGTGAAAATGATTTAActgaaatatatattttaaaatcacttttaacaaataaaagtttatcaaaAAGAACTGAACAATACTTAAGTCATTGGTTGATATTTTGTTTTCAAAATTGTTATCGAACAAATTTTTCAATcaaaaatagtatatttcaattatatGTTGTTGTTTTAACAAGGATATTTGGTAATCCAAAAATTCAAAGAGATAGTTTTTTTGTTGAAGATagattaaaagttaaatgtggtatattttttaaaaagtatccTGAATTATATGAATTAATACACCAACTACTATTTCATGATAAAAAACCTAATGAACAAAGGTTATTATTTACATCAATgttattatcatatataaaaCCTGATAATCGAGGTGATCCTCCAACTATTTATGAAACATCTCATTTAATTCCAAATCTTTTGAGGTGCCTTTTACAGTGTAGAGATTTACTTAcaaaaaatactattataGCATCTATTTGCTCTATTAGTACTGTTGCTGATTTTGAAGCTATCTCAAAATGGTTATACTCATTACTAATAAAAGAGTTAGCTGTTAGCTCCATAATAAGTATACTTTGTTTTCTTCATGATTATCTTACATCAAATGCTCCTATTGTTCAAacatattttgatttatgtTATCATATTATTACACAAATTCAGGGTAATCTAGCTACCAGACAATTTCCTGATTATGCAATGATTGTCTTTTTCCGTCTTATAAAAGTTTTGGAACGTCTTCTTCCAAATGGTGGACATGACAAAATTGATATTAGAAGTGAACAActagaaattatttataaaaattctgGTCAAGCTCTTCGTGATACCATTGCACGATTTATTGCAACACACCAAGATTTAGATTATGTTTTATGTGAAATACCTAAATGTTTACCAAATTATTTAAGATATATTGCCTATGATAAAGAATGCCATTCATTTACACCAGAAGGAATGGCACGTCTCCTTACAGCTAATTTTGACTGTccagaaattaaaaaaattattcttcaTCTTTTTAATACAAGAAAATTTCCGGATAGTTGTGTTGAACCAATAGTTAGGtggattaaaaaaattaaagatgaAAAGGATGATCTTTTGGATGATCAagaattttatcttttattaatatcattagaATCAAAAATAAGAAATGCTAAACATTGGACATAtcaattattagaaaaagatATTGAAATGATAAGAATGGAAATGAGAAAACCTAAACTTAGAAGTAGAATAGTTGCTATTGATGTAATACAATCATTATTACAAGAAGCTATTAATAATGGTGCATCAACACATACACTTGTTCAAGCTCTATTTCCATTATTGAAAGATGAGGATAAAGCAATAGCTCGTACTGCCAGTAGAATATTAGCACGAACTTTTAAGTTATCTTCTATTGAACCAAATGCTGAGTTAATGTTAACATTAATTCTTTATGCTAGAcctaaatatataatagagtacaatgaatttattaattatactgatgatgaagatgaagaagaacaattatataatagATATAATCAAGATTTGGTAATATTTATGCCAGcagtagaaaaaaataaaagatttcgTTTGGATGAATTGGTTATTCCACCATATGCTTTAAGTGAAATTTATAGTTTCTTATCTGAACATGCAACATATGGTCGTATAGGTATTCATCAAGAAATTATAAGAATGACAAAACAATTTCGTGAAAAACAAATTTCCCTAGAAGATTATATAGAAGATTTTTCTCGTACAGTTtgttggtaa